In the Alkaliphilus oremlandii OhILAs genome, one interval contains:
- the vanW gene encoding glycopeptide resistance accessory protein VanW: protein MRTKRLTERFPYLLPIRKLQRKVFFYIGMKLDANQYATKKAHNILEHQVFTTKSKMVNTESGYDIQYQLNKVDNLKLVAKTIHKVIIEPNETFSFWMLAKNAEKYGKYKKGLAMVNNEITSVEGGGLCQISNLLFWVFLHTPLTVVERNPHSAETIPQPKGDIPVGVDATIAEGWLDLKVKNETEETFQVLVEFDEDFIHGTIVSNKPQDVLYTVESENLRYARENGKIYRYNEIYKVGYGQFNGEIVSKELVLNNKYEIRYDIESEIGPI, encoded by the coding sequence ATGAGAACAAAACGATTAACGGAGAGATTTCCTTACCTCTTACCCATAAGAAAACTTCAGAGGAAGGTTTTCTTTTATATCGGTATGAAGCTGGATGCCAATCAATATGCGACTAAAAAGGCTCATAACATATTAGAACATCAAGTTTTTACAACAAAATCAAAGATGGTAAATACGGAAAGTGGCTATGACATTCAATATCAGCTCAATAAGGTGGACAACCTGAAGTTGGTTGCTAAAACCATTCATAAAGTTATCATAGAGCCCAATGAAACTTTTTCTTTCTGGATGCTGGCGAAAAATGCAGAGAAATATGGAAAATATAAAAAGGGATTGGCTATGGTGAACAATGAAATCACTTCCGTTGAAGGTGGTGGCCTTTGTCAAATCAGTAATTTATTATTTTGGGTATTCCTCCATACACCTCTTACTGTAGTGGAAAGAAACCCTCATTCAGCAGAAACCATACCCCAGCCTAAGGGGGATATACCCGTTGGAGTTGATGCTACGATTGCAGAAGGTTGGTTGGATTTGAAAGTAAAAAATGAAACGGAAGAAACCTTTCAAGTTTTAGTTGAATTTGATGAAGATTTTATACATGGAACCATTGTAAGTAACAAACCTCAAGACGTTCTATATACTGTTGAGAGTGAAAATTTAAGATATGCAAGGGAAAATGGAAAAATCTATCGATATAATGAAATATATAAAGTTGGGTATGGGCAATTTAACGGAGAAATCGTTTCTAAGGAACTGGTTCTAAACAATAAATATGAAATTCGATACGATATCGAGTCAGAAATAGGCCCGATTTAA